One Prunus dulcis chromosome 8, ALMONDv2, whole genome shotgun sequence DNA window includes the following coding sequences:
- the LOC117638284 gene encoding RNA-binding protein cabeza-like yields the protein MFDVSDGGGNGGVNGCGGDAGGDSGGDGGGAKGGGGGAMSDSDVGCGGGGGNDRSGGGGGGNGSDNDNGGDDYGGGGGG from the exons ATGTTTGACGTTAGTGATG GGGGTGGTAATGGTGGTGTCAATGGCTGTGGCGGCGACGCTGGTGGTGATAGTGGGGGTGATGGTGGGGGTGCTAAGGGTGGTGGAGGTGGCGCTATGAGTGACAGCGATgttggttgtggtggtgggggTGGCAACGATAGGagtggcggtggtggtggtggcaatGGCAGTGACAACGACAATGGTGGCGATGACTacggaggtggtggtggtggttaa
- the LOC117612133 gene encoding protein PIGMENT DEFECTIVE 338, chloroplastic — protein MPVLVHPCKSFSFPDSSLQLNNLNIPNRALASIPKYSIAKRPSYSSFSTIGLSKRLKISRNLPIWRSKRLAFCSRSDVYDVFSSTHLANKSEGDVVEENEELELLDKPSPMPINNGSVSEVDKDSEKLDNDSEKLHKDEALAPFLKFFTPRDSADGDGVEEKGGEIGVFEEKSESDDENEEDEKVNVEYYEPKPGDFVIGVVVSGNENKLDVNVGADLLGTMLTKEVLPLYDKEMDYLLCDTDYDAEKFMVRGKMGIVKTEAVDGGAIPGRPVVETGTVLFAEVLGRTLSGRPLLSTRRLFRRIAWHRVRQIKQLNEPIEVTITEWNTGGLLTRIEGLRAFLPKAELLSKVNNFTELKENVGCRMHVQITRMDEAKNDLVLSEKEAWEMLHLKEGTLLEGTIKKLFPYGAQVRIGETNRSGLLHISNMTRGRITSVSDILKVNEKIKVLVVKSMFPDKISLSTAELESEPGLFLLNREQVLSEAEMMAKKYRQKLPAVPGNRKSESPQSDALPFDKLSMYANWKWFKFEKE, from the exons atgCCAGTCCTTGTTCACCCCTGTAAGTCTTTCTCCTTCCCCGACTCATCTCTGCAGCTTAACAATTTGAACATACCAAACAGAGCGCTTGCAAGCATCCCCAAATACTCAATTGCAAAGCGTCCAAGTTATAGCTCATTTTCCACTATTGGGTTGTCTAAAAGACTGAAAATTTCTAGGAATTTACCCATTTGGAGAAGCAAGCGCCTTGCTTTTTGCTCTAGGAGTGATGTATATGACGTTTTTTCGAGTACCCATTTGGCCAATAAGTCCGAAGGAGATGTAGTTGAAGAGAATGAAGAGCTTGAGTTGCTAGATAAGCCTTCCCCTATGCCTATTAATAATGGGTCTGTTTCAGAAGTAGATAAGGATTCTGAAAAACTTGATAATGATTCTGAGAAGCTTCATAAAGACGAGGCCTTAGCGCCTTTCTTGAAGTTTTTCACGCCAAGAGATTCTGCAGATGGAGATGGGGTAGAAGAAAAGGGAGGTGAGATAGGAGTTTTTGAGGAAAAAAGTGAATCGGATGATGAAAATGAGGAAGATGAGAAGGTTAATGTTGAGTACTATGAACCAAAACCGGGTGATTTTGTGATTGGCGTTGTTGTTTCGGGCAATGAAAATAAACTTGACGTGAATGTAGGAGCAGACTTATTGGGTACAATGTTGACTAAGGAGGTGCTGCCTTTGTATGACAAAGAGATGGACTACTTGTTATGTGATACGGATTATGATGCTGAAAAATTTATGGTAAGAGGGAAGATGGGAATTGTGAAAACTGAAGCTGTGGATGGGGGAGCAATTCCAGGGAGGCCTGTTGTTGAAACTGGAACTGTTTTGTTTGCTGAGGTTCTTGGAAGAACGCTTAGTGGCAGGCCTTTGCTTTCAACTAGACGACTCTTCCGGCGAATTGCTTGGCATCGAGTGAGGCAG ATAAAACAACTGAATGAACCTATTGAAGTTACAATTACAGAATGGAATACCGGAGGCCTTCTTACAAGAATTGAG GGTCTGCGAGCTTTCCTCCCAAAAGCTGAGTTATTGAGTAAAGTGAACAACTTCACTGAACTCAAAGAGAAT GTGGGATGCCGGATGCATGTGCAGATTACTCGCATGGATGAAGCTAAGAATGACTTAGTATTGAGTGAGAAAGAAGCTTGG GAAATGTTACACCTTAAAGAAGGAACACTTTTAGAAGGAACAATTAAGAAACTTTTTCCATATGGAGCCCAAGTGAGGATAGGCGAAACTAACAGGAG TGGCTTGCTGCACATATCAAACATGACTCGTGGTCGAATTACCTCTGTCAGTGACATACTTAAGGTTAATGAGAAGATCAAAGTTCTGGTTGTGAAGTCAATGTTTCCTGACAAAATATCTCTCAG CACTGCTGAACTTGAAAGTGAACCTGGCCTCTTTTTATTAAACAGAGAG CAAGTACTTTCAGAGGCTGAAATGATGGCAAAGAAGTACAGACAAAAGCTGCCTGCTGTTCCCGGCAATCGTAAGTCAGAATCCCCTCAAAGCGATGCTCTACCTTTTGATAAATTAAGCATGTATGCAAATTGGAAGtggttcaaatttgaaaaggaGTAA